The following are encoded in a window of Procambarus clarkii isolate CNS0578487 chromosome 33, FALCON_Pclarkii_2.0, whole genome shotgun sequence genomic DNA:
- the LOC123765393 gene encoding proline-rich protein 36-like yields MLPWQQVSWRRVPYKCRGDKCRGNKCRGDKCPTSAVATSVPQVPHKCRGTKCPTSAPQVPLQQVPPKCRGNKCPTSAVATSAPQVPWRQVPHKCRGNKCPTSAVATSAPQVPWQQAPQVPWQQVPHKCRDNKYPTSACRGNKCPTSAVATSPTSAVATSTPQVPWRQAPQVPWQQVPHKCRGNKYTTSAVATSAPQVPWQQVPHKCRGNKCPTSAVATSTPQVPWQQVPHKCRGTKCPTSAVAPSAPQVPWHQVPHKCRGTKCPTSAVATSAPQVPWQQVPHKCRGNKCPTSAVATSAPQVPWQQMPRKCRDNKCPTSAVATSAPQVPWQQVPHKCRGNKCPTSAVATSAPQVPWRQVPHKCRGNKYPTSAVATSAPQVPWRQVPHKCRGNKCPTSAVATSTPQVPLQQVPPKCRGNKCPTSAVATSTPQVPWQQMPHKCRGNKCPTSAVATSAPQVPWQQVPHKCRGDKCHKCRGTTPTQLHIK; encoded by the exons ATGTTGCCGTGGCAACAAGTGTCGTGGCGACGAGTGCCCTACAAGTGCCGTGGCGACAAGTGCCGTGGCAACAAGTGCCGTGGCGACAAGTGCCCCACAAGTGCCGTGGCAACAAGTGTCCCACAAGTGCCCCACAAGTGCCGTGGCACCAAGTGCCCCACAAGTGCCCCACAAGTGCCGTTGCAACAAGTGCCCCCCAAGTGCCGTGGCAACAAGTGCCCCACAAGTGCCGTGGCAACAAGTGCCCCACAAGTGCCGTGGCGCCAAGTGCCCCACAAGTGCCGTGGCAACAAATGCCCCACAAGTGCCGTGGCAACAAGTGCCCCACAAGTGCCGTGGCAACAAGCCCCACAAGTGCCGTGGCAACAAGTGCCCCACAAGTGCCGTGACAACAAGTACCCCACAAGTGCC TGCCGTGGCAACAAGTGCCCCACAAGTGCCGTGGCAACAAGCCCCACAAGTGCCGTGGCAACAAGTACCCCACAAGTGCCGTGGCGACAAGCCCCACAAGTGCCGTGGCAACAAGTGCCCCACAAGTGCCGTGGCAACAAGTACACCACAAGTGCCGTAGCAACAAGTGCCCCACAAGTGCCGTGGCAACAAGTACCCCACAAGTGCCGTGGCAACAAGTGCCCCACAAGTGCCGTGGCAACAAGTACCCCACAAGTGCCGTGGCAACAAGTACCCCACAAGTGCCGTGGCACCAAGTGCCCCACAAGTGCCGTGGCACCAAGTGCCCCACAAGTGCCGTGGCACCAAGTGCCCCACAAGTGCCGTGGCACCAAGTGCCCCACAAGTGCCGTGGCAACAAGTGCCCCACAAGTGCCGTGGCAACAAGTGCCCCACAAGTGCCGTGGCAACAAGTGCCCCACAAGTGCCGTGGCAACAAGTGCCCCACAAGTGCCGTGGCAACAAATGCCCCGCAAGTGCCGTGACAACAAGTGCCCCACAAGTGCCGTGGCAACAAGTGCCCCACAAGTGCCGTGGCAACAAGTGCCCCACAAGTGCCGTGGCAACAAATGCCCCACAAGTGCCGTGGCAACAAGTGCCCCACAAGTGCCGTGGCGACAAGTACCCCACAAGTGCCGTGGCAACAAGTACCCCACAAGTGCCGTGGCAACAAGTGCCCCACAAGTGCCGTGGCGACAAGTGCCCCACAAGTGCCGTGGCAACAAATGTCCCACAAGTGCCGTGGCAACAAGTACCCCACAAGTGCCGTTGCAACAAGTGCCCCCCAAGTGCCGTGGCAACAAGTGCCCCACAAGTGCCGTGGCGACAAGTACCCCACAAGTGCCGTGGCAACAAATGCCCCACAAGTGCCGTGGCAACAAATGCCCCACAAGTGCCGTGGCAACAAGTGCCCCACAAGTGCCGTGGCAACAAGTACCCCACAAGTGCCGTGGCGACAAGTGCCACAAGTGCCGTGGCACCACACCTACACAACTACATATTAAATAA